Genomic DNA from Nonomuraea rubra:
CGCGTCTACTACTCCCACGACGAGACCGACTACTACGCCGCCAACCTCAAGTCCCGCGTCGTCGCCGGCCTCCAGGAGCACCAGTTCGCCGTCGAGGCGCACCGGTTCACGCCCATCGGCACGGCCAAGCCGGGTGCGGAGGACCGCAGCGAGGACCCGTACGCGGGCGACCCGCGCGACGCCGGGGTGTCGGCCTGCGGCTTCGACGGGCTCGTGTACTTCGCCGGCCGCGGCATCCCCGACTTCGCCGAGTTCGTGAAGGGGGTGGCCGACAAGTGCGCGTCCGCGCCGCCGGTCATCCTCGGGGGCGACGACGTCACCCGGTACGTCGCCGACGTGAGCCTCAGGTCGGCCGTCGGCGGCATCGGCTACTACTACGAGTCGTTCGCCGTCGCGCCCAGCAAGTGCGGCCAGCCGCAGCGGCACGACTTCTACACCGAGCTGTTCACCACGTTCCCCTTCGAATGCGAGGAGCCCGGCCCCGGCCGCACCCTGGACGGGCACGCCGCGCTGTCGTACGACGCCACCGAGACGATGATCACCGCCATCCGGCGGCTGGGCGGCATGCGCCACCGCGTGCCGGTGAACTCCTACACCGTCTGGCGCCAGCTCGGCACCCTCTACACCGCTGACCCGGGCGGCCACGCCATCGAAGGCGCCACGGGGGCGCTGGACTTCGGGACGAACTCGCCCCGGCAGTACCCCGTGGACAAGGCCGTACTGATCCTCTACGCCAAGGGCGCGGAACGGCCGACCCAGGTCGGCGCCTGCGGCAACATCAAGGGTGCCACCGAGAAGGATCTCTTCCCCTGGTGCGGCTCGATCCCCCCGCGGTATCGCTAGCCCGGCACCCTGACGGCGGCGAGCTGGGTGGCCTGTCCCACCAGGCGGCCCTTGTCATCCCAGATATGGGCCACCTCGTCCATCCGCTCGCCGCCGACGTCCGTCGCCGACAGCCGCACCCGGATCGGGCCGGGGGCGGGCAGCCGGCGGAGGTACGCCGAGAGCTGGATCGTCGGCACCCACCCCGACAGCCCCAGATCGAACGAGACCGGCGGCACCGGGTCGAGCGCCACCAGCAGGCTCAGCGGGTCCCAGTCGGAGCCGTCGGCCAGCCGCTGCCAGGACGCGATCGTGCCGCGCCTGGACGGGGCGCCGAAGGCGAAGGCCAGGTGCTCGGGGTCGATGCGCTCCTCGATCACCGCCATCAGCGGCACGTGCATGTCCGCGCCCGGCGGGTCGACGGGCGCCAGGAAGCAGTCCTGCTCGGGCGGGAGGGCGACCGGCTCGGACGCCGACCACCACGGGTCGGAGTCGTCCAGCAGGCCCAGCGTGATGTGCGCCTCGACGCGCGTGCGGCCCTCCTGCACCAGCGCCGCCCTGACCTGCGCCACGCTCCTGCCCACCCGCAGCGGCTCGACGCGGGCGACCGCCTCGCCCGGCTCGGGCGGCTCGACGAAGGTGCCGCTGACGGCCGTCACGTGGGGGTGCGCGGCGCCCGCCGGGCTCTCGCAGGCGGCCCTGGCCAGCACCGCCAGCAGGTAGCCGCCGTGCAGCCGGGTGCCGACGCTCCACTGGGGGTCCAGCGTGGCGCCGAACTCGCCGTCGCCGTACGCGGTCAACGCCGTTGCTTCCTGAAAAGTCCCCATTTTTCGCCATCCCTTCCCCAGGAAGGTCAGCTTGACACCGTTAACTTGACGACGTCAACCTGAGGACATGAGCACCAGACGCGTACGAGCCAGGCGCGGAGAGGGCGCGCTGCTGCGCGAGGAGATCCTGCGCGCGGCCGAGGAGCTGCTGGCCGAGTCCGGCACCGAGGACGCGCTGACGGTCCGCGCGGTCGCGCTGCGGGCGGGCGTGTCCACCCCCTCGGTCTACCTGCACTTCGCCGACAAGGAAGCGCTCGTCGAGGCGGTCTGCATGCGGGTGTGGGGCGAGCTGGGCCGCCTGTTCGCCGACAACCAGGGCGGCGACCCGTTCCTCGCCCTGGGCAGGTGCGCCCGCGCCTACGCCCGCTTCGCGCTCGACCACCCCGTGCAGTACAGGGTGCTCATGATGCGGCCGTCAGCGGTCCCCGGCGTGCCGCCCGCCGCCGCCGACGCCTTCCGCCACATGGTGAACGCCGTGTCGGCCTGCGTGGCGACCAGGGTGCTCGAAGGCGACCCCGAGGAGCTCGCGCTCGGCCTCTGGTCGGCCGTGCACGGCTGCGTCTCCCTGCTCATCGCCCAGCCGGCGTTCCCGTGGCCGCGCGACAGGGAGGCGCTGCTCGACCACGTCGTCAGGCAGGCCGGGTTCGGCGCGGCGGTGTACTCGCGGCTGCCGCGAGCGCTGCCGCCGAGCGCGGAGCTGGCCGCCTGCCTCGACGACTTCGGTACGAGGCTGGCGGCCCGCGGACCGGGGGATCAGCCCTCGCCGTAGCGGGCGGGCAGCACCTGCGTGGCGATGTCGTAGATCCGGTCGATCTCGGCGGTCGTCAGCGCCCGCTCCCGCTTGGTGATCCACTTCCGGGCCCGATCGCCCTGGTAGACGTCCACGCCGCGGATGTTCATGATCTTCCATGGCACCGGCGGGCCGTAGATCGCCAGGGAGGGCACGACGGAGATCTCGCGGCCGAACGACTTGCTGATCAGCTCGCTGGCCTGCGTCGCCTCCCACTTGGCCTCGGTCAGCCGAGGCTTCATGTCGAACGGGCCGTGGAACAGCTTCTTGCCCATCTGCACCCGGACGGGCAGCCGGCGGTCCCACTTCTCGGAGTCGACCGCGTACACGCCTGTCGGGCCCACCACGAGGTGGTCGATCTGGGCCTCACTGCCCGGGATCGCCCTGGCGTGCAGCGTACGGTAGCCGCTGCGCTCGAGCCTGCGCAGCTGCGCCTCCGTGCGGCGCTCTGCCACGGACGTCCGCCGCCACGCGGGCACGGACGAACTGGAGCGAGCGCGGTAGACCGCCTCGAGGATGGCCGCGATCACGCCCGCGGTCACGCCCACCCGCCAGTCGCGCACAAGGAAGCCCACAGCCAGGCCGACCACCACCGCCAGGATCAAGCGGTTGCGCAGGCGGCGGAACCGGGGCTGCTGCAGCAGGCTACGCACGGACGCGCGCTCGACCGGCGCGTACGTGGAGGTGGGCGCCGAAGGCTTCGCGGCGGCGGTCTGCTCGCTTTCTGGCCGGTCGCTCACCCAGATGGGTGACGCGTTGTGACCGTCTTCTCGCTGGTTGTCGGAGTCCACGTAACTCACCGTAGCCCGGGGTTTCGATCGATTCCTAGTGTTGCCGTGTCCATAGTTTTATGGCCCAGCTCATCGTGTTCCACTCATGTTTTCGGGGTATGTCTACTTCTTCTCTAGAGAAGCCCCGCACTGCAAAAAGATCTTAACCCAGGGAGAGCACGACGGGTCTGGCCGAGCCCGCTGACGAGGTTTACGGTCTTGGTGTGAACAGCGCGGCGGAGATTCTGCTCTTTCTCATCGGCGTGTCCATGGGGCTGTTCGTGCTGATCACCCTGCTCGTCATGGTGCCGGGGCGCGGGGCGCAACGCCGGATCGAAGCGGGCCCCGTGTGGCTGGGAGGGCCCTCCAGGAGCGAGCGCGGGGTGAGCACGTCCGGACTCGTACTGGCCGACAGGGTGGCGCACTGGGCCGAGGTGCCCGAACACGACTGGGTGGCGGCCGCCGAGACGGCGGAGCCCGGCAGGCACGTCGGCGGCGCCTCGGCGGGATGGTGAGGTGACCATGAAGGGACTGACCGCCGCCCAG
This window encodes:
- a CDS encoding nuclease-related domain-containing protein, which encodes MDSDNQREDGHNASPIWVSDRPESEQTAAAKPSAPTSTYAPVERASVRSLLQQPRFRRLRNRLILAVVVGLAVGFLVRDWRVGVTAGVIAAILEAVYRARSSSSVPAWRRTSVAERRTEAQLRRLERSGYRTLHARAIPGSEAQIDHLVVGPTGVYAVDSEKWDRRLPVRVQMGKKLFHGPFDMKPRLTEAKWEATQASELISKSFGREISVVPSLAIYGPPVPWKIMNIRGVDVYQGDRARKWITKRERALTTAEIDRIYDIATQVLPARYGEG
- a CDS encoding TetR/AcrR family transcriptional regulator, which translates into the protein MSTRRVRARRGEGALLREEILRAAEELLAESGTEDALTVRAVALRAGVSTPSVYLHFADKEALVEAVCMRVWGELGRLFADNQGGDPFLALGRCARAYARFALDHPVQYRVLMMRPSAVPGVPPAAADAFRHMVNAVSACVATRVLEGDPEELALGLWSAVHGCVSLLIAQPAFPWPRDREALLDHVVRQAGFGAAVYSRLPRALPPSAELAACLDDFGTRLAARGPGDQPSP
- a CDS encoding thioesterase family protein; this translates as MGTFQEATALTAYGDGEFGATLDPQWSVGTRLHGGYLLAVLARAACESPAGAAHPHVTAVSGTFVEPPEPGEAVARVEPLRVGRSVAQVRAALVQEGRTRVEAHITLGLLDDSDPWWSASEPVALPPEQDCFLAPVDPPGADMHVPLMAVIEERIDPEHLAFAFGAPSRRGTIASWQRLADGSDWDPLSLLVALDPVPPVSFDLGLSGWVPTIQLSAYLRRLPAPGPIRVRLSATDVGGERMDEVAHIWDDKGRLVGQATQLAAVRVPG